The sequence CTGAAAGTCAAAATGACACGAAAGATAACGGTAAGATAGTATTTATTCAGATAAAAGTAAAACTAGAGAAACTATAAAGTTTTTGGTTTACCTCCCTTTAATCTTGGTAGATAATCATAATTCTTTTGGTTGCTATTTTGGTTGGCATTTTAGCTGAAAAGCGTCCTAAACCACTCAAAGTTGAAGAAGAACAGCTTCTAAGGGCTTTCTACgaattcaaaattcaagacGTTTGTGATGCCTTTAAGTTCCCTCGCAAGATTCAGGTATAAAGTTTTGATTATTGGATCTGCTACTATAATGAGTCAACTAGAAGATTAAGCAGTTCTGATGGTTGTTTGCAGGCAACAGctctcatttattttaagaGGTTTTATCTGCTGTGGTCCGTGATGGAACATCACCCCAAAGACATTATGTAAGCTTGTTATCTATCTTCTCTGTGCTTTCTCCAACTCGTAACTAGTCTTCCCCTATGTTTATGCAATGTTTGGTTGGTCATTTGCATAATAGTTACTTTTGCCAAATTCAAGTTGAAGtgcattttaaaataaacaaagtcATTTGGAATCCACATATAATGATGCATGCAGTAGTTGATAGTTGACAAAGACAAAGCTCACTAGCTTCCTCCGTCTTCCTTTTTGTAGGTTAACGTGCATATATGCAGCTTGCAAGGCAGAGGAAAATCATGTATCAGCTGAGGAGCTTGGTAAGGGGATTGGACAGGATCATCATGTAATCCTCAATAATGAGATGCTGGTTTTTCAGGCATGGATTTTATTTAAAGGTTATTTTATTCTACATTTTCCTTTAAATCTTGctttaattaacttttttataaCCTTTCTTTTGCAGAGTCTAGGATTTGATCTTATTGCTTATGCTCCATATCGTTCACTCGAAGGTTTTATCAGTAATTTAGAGGTTTTTTTCTGTTGATCTGTTAAGCCTTCCCCTTAGAGTAATTGCTTTGTTGCCTTTTGATATCTTCCATTTGATTGGTAGTTGTTTCCACTCTTGATTTTTTCACTGCAATTATTGACTATTGCTCTTGAAACTTTAGGAGTTCTGTGGAGCTCAAGATAACGACCAGCTTCTGGCACTGAAGGTAACTGTTATTTCCTTCCGACAAGATAAGGTCGTTCATAAGAGAAGCCCCTCAACCTTGAGAATTCAAGTTACGAAGGGATCTAAATGGAGGAAAAGGCCACAATTGACTCCTGGGAGGGGGTTAGTGGTGGGGCAGATGTAGGTtaacatataaaaaacaaattgttattttctttgCCATACAGTTatctttttatcaaataaaatgttATTCAACTATTTCTGCTCCTTTTAAATTCTGGCTTCTAGCAATTGAATTTCATACAGTATTGTTCAATAACTAGTAGTTTTGCAGTTAAACCCACCCAAACCATGTAATCTATATGCGATATTGAAAATCTTCAAATCTCCCTCCAGTGGAACAAACGCTGATTTCGCTCTTCCCATTTTTATTGTTTCTAATTCTTACTTAGATAATCAAGTTTAATGCATCTTCTTGTTAGattatcatcaattttttttggaacaTCATTAAAGTTGGTGGCATGTTGGAGATATGGTGATTATTATAATTCAATCTCTTCTTAGAGTTTCACACCATACATCCCTGTCTAGCTGATTGAGCTACCAACCAAATCTTTctttatacttcaattaattTCTTCAAAACATTTTTGTGCATTCAACTTGTGACAAGAAGAAGGATCCAACTTCCCTCGTAAGTATTGGTAACATTCTGACATGCATCGATGCATTACTAACCGTGATTCATCTTCTGTAGATAATGAATTCATTTGGTCATTCCTGATTGAGTTCTTACATCTTATATGGGAAATAATTCTATTCATATTACTCTGACCTCTGGAATGGTCTACCATCTAAGCTTATTTTCTTCTGAAGTACAGGGTGCACTTGATACTGCTAGGATTGAAGCAGATAAGATTATGCGTAGTGATGGACCACTTCTATTCCCACCTGGGCAggttatattttataatttacatCCTCTATTGAAATGATTTTTACTGTATAGATGTGATTTCTGGCTCTTCTCACCTGCAGAGGATTATATTAACAGATACATACATTTTTGAGGCTTGCTTCATctttgttgaaagaaaagtttcaTGTTCCACTCAGTCATAAACTTTTGATATTAGTTTGTTCCCttctcatattttttgttttcatgtGAGTGTGGACATGGAGAATGGATCCTCTGCTATTGACAGTTAATTTTCCTAGTATGATTAGACTAGATCAAATCTAGTTCATTTGAAGCTTAATAAAAAGCAATCTGGCTATAATTTCCCATAAGCTCCTTCTAACTAGACCTGACAACAAATTATGACTATCTCTGACAACTAAGCGAGGCTATACTTTTTGTCTGATGATTGATCAGAACTTTTTGGGAGAGGAAGAATGATCATTAATTACATCTGATAAAGTGCAATAACTGGTTAAGTTATGAGAAGAAAGGAATTCACATCAAATATAATGCCATATACGATATGTCCAGAGGAGCGATCACAAGTGTAAGTATGGCGGGGAAGGGGAAGGAACAATGGACTTTTCTCCATGTGGATTTATACTGGGGATCTATCTTGAGTATGTACTTTCTTAACCTAGTTATGGATGAGCTAAACAATAGTAAATGAGATGCCATAGTTGGTTCAGGATTGGTTTTGTCCTAGTGATTTTTTCACTAATATACTGTAGTTCTTTTTTGAGTTAGGAATTATCCTCTGTTTCCTTTTCTCTCAACCCAAAGACACAGTATTTTGCACCCAGAGGCAATTCATGATTTGTGCATTGTGTGTTCGAgttcaaattataataatccACTTACTTCATTGGGTTCAAAGTTTGTTATTTGTACTTATTTAGTGAATATTTAAACACACATGCAAGGTTTGAGCCAAACTTACTTGTTCCGGACGAACTCGTAATTTATTATCTGGGTCCTTCTCTGTTTGCAACTCTGGTTCATACTACTGATACTTCTTCTCTGACCATTTTAATGCTTTTCATTACCTTTACTGTCAATATGCGAGTTTGGCAGTTCCAAATGTTGTCTGTGGGTTTCTATAACCAAGGAAAGCCTCCTCTCATAGTTGGATTATGTGCCCATAAGGTGGTTGTAGATAGATTCTGGCGGAGTTCTTCTGTATTTTGGCGAGGTTGTGCCCATAGGACTCATATTTAGCACAGGACAAATTATGTGATTAGTCAATATTAGATGATATCTGTTTTGACACAGGACAAGACTGcattttggaaaaaattgaaacaCAGGAAGGATAAACTTTTTCTGATGATCACTGAATGGTACCATACTTGACATATGAGAAATTCATCATCTGATGACCTTGTTGGATACCACAGTCAATTAAAAAACTCTGGATTTTGCATTCTCTGTGATGATTTGCTCTTTTAAAATGTGCTACAGAATACAGATAATAATAGTCACATGTACACCTTAGATAACTTTCTgatttaagtttctttttacttatttcagtTGGCATTGACAGCTCTGCATAGAGCTAATGCAGAGCATGGCATATTCGATTTTGAGAGGTCTCAGTCCCTTTCTCATTTGGATAGATCCACAATAATCTGGTTACAGTCTTATTAACTTGATAATG comes from Solanum pennellii chromosome 1, SPENNV200 and encodes:
- the LOC107010098 gene encoding cyclin-H1-1-like isoform X2; this encodes MADFMTSTHKTKWIYTPQDIFGTTRMEVDIDGTFSYAESQNDTKDNAEKRPKPLKVEEEQLLRAFYEFKIQDVCDAFKFPRKIQATALIYFKRFYLLWSVMEHHPKDIMLTCIYAACKAEENHVSAEELGKGIGQDHHVILNNEMLVFQSLGFDLIAYAPYRSLEGFISNLEEFCGAQDNDQLLALKGALDTARIEADKIMRSDGPLLFPPGQLALTALHRANAEHGIFDFERYLRSVLSHHDQPGHAISELTGSINVIDSLVGKLLTPTSKDVKHIDRKLKSCLDPGSHDKSKKRKHRSKDSSNEVTDIS
- the LOC107010098 gene encoding cyclin-H1-1-like isoform X1; this translates as MADFMTSTHKTKWIYTPQDIKHKYKVANQRAKQALEMFGTTRMEVDIDGTFSYAESQNDTKDNAEKRPKPLKVEEEQLLRAFYEFKIQDVCDAFKFPRKIQATALIYFKRFYLLWSVMEHHPKDIMLTCIYAACKAEENHVSAEELGKGIGQDHHVILNNEMLVFQSLGFDLIAYAPYRSLEGFISNLEEFCGAQDNDQLLALKGALDTARIEADKIMRSDGPLLFPPGQLALTALHRANAEHGIFDFERYLRSVLSHHDQPGHAISELTGSINVIDSLVGKLLTPTSKDVKHIDRKLKSCLDPGSHDKSKKRKHRSKDSSNEVTDIS